The following DNA comes from Firmicutes bacterium CAG:345.
TTAGAAATCACTGATTTAAAATTTGGCTATGAAAATAATAATTTAATTATCAACAATTTAAATCTCAAAGCAAAAAAAGGTGAAATTATCTGTATTCTAGGTGAATCTGGGTGTGGTAAATCTACTTTATTAAAACTATTATTAAGATTTTATAAGAAAAATAGTGGCACAATTAAATATAATAATTTAGATATAGAAGATATAAATACTTCATCGCTTCTTGATAATGTCACTATGGTAAGTCAAAACACCTACTTATTTGATGATACAATAGAAAATAACTTAAAAATAGCTAAACAAGATGCGACAATGGATGAAATAATAACTGCATGTAAAAAAGCATCTATTCACGATTTCATAATAAGTTTAGAAAATGGATATCAAACAAAAGTTGGAACCTTTATCGATAATGTTTCACAAGGAGAAAAACAAAGACTCGGCTTAGCACGTGCTTTTTTAAAAGATAGTCCTGTTATTTTATTAGATGAACCTACAAGCAATGTCGACAGTATTAATGAAGGCATTATTTTGAAATCACTGGTTCAACAAAAGAAAGATAAGTGCATAATTCTTGTCTTTCATCGTGAATCAGCTATAGCTATTTCTGATCATTGTTATAGATTTGAAAATGGTAAATTGATTGAATTCACTAAATAAAAGCTAAAATATATTTGTGATTTTTATACTAAATAATTTTTTAAACAAAAATGCAAATTTCTTGATTTAATTTAACCAAGATAATACAATCTAAGTACATAAGGAGAATAAAAAATGTCAAACAAATATGCAGGAACAAAAACAGAACAAAATTTAAGAGACGCTTTTGCTGGAGAATCTCAAGCAAGAAACAAATATACCTATTTTGCTTCAGTAGCTAAAAAGGAAGGATATGAACAAATGGCTGAACTTTTCTTAAAAACTGCTGACAACGAAAAAGAACATGCAAAAATGTGGTTCAAAGAATTGGGTGAATTAGGTGATACAAAAGCTAATTTATTAGCTGCAGCCGCTGGTGAAAACTATGAATGGACCGATATGTATGAAAGCTTTGCTAAAACTGCTGAAGAAGAAGGTTTCTTAGCTTTAGCCAAAAAATTCAGAATGGTTGCCGCAATTGAAAAAAGACACGAAGAGAGATATAGATCTTTATTAAACAATATCGAAACTTCCCAAGTATTCGAAAAATCCGAAGTTAAAATTTGGGAATGCAGAAACTGCGGACATATTGTTATTGGAACTAAAGCACCACTTGTTTGTCCAGTTTGCAATCACCCACAAAGTTTCTTTGAAATCTCTAAAGATAACTTCTAATTAGTATTTAAAAGGGGATGTTTATAAACCAAAAGGCTTTTAAACATCTTTTTTTATGTTCTTAAATCGCGATGAGTTTTATTATAAAGCAATTCTATTTCTTCAGGAAAACCTGTCACTTTCATCTTTTTTATATTGTCTTCATTGCCATCTAATATAGCTTTTTCATAATACCAGCATTTAAAATTTATCATATCTAAAGTTTCATTCAAATTTTTGATTTCTTGAATAACTTTCTCTTTTTGCTTTTCAAAAATTTCTTTTCTTTCAGCATAGGTATCTTTTCCTTTTTTGCATAAATCCATAAAATATTTTATTTCTTTAATTTCCAATCCTGATTTTTTTAAACATTGAATTACTCTTAATGTTTCAATATCTTTTTCATGAAATTTACGAACTGTAGATTTCCTTTCAATTTCTCCAAAAAGACCTTCTTTATCATAATAGCGTAAAGTGGATATCGTTAATCCAAACATATTTGCAATTTGACCGATTGTATATTCCATAAATTTCTCCTAAAAAACATTGACCTAAAGTCAACTTTAGGTTGTATCATAATTATAGACGAAATAATATATTTCTGTCAAAATTTATTTATAAAGGAGATATTAAATGTTTGGTAATTTTATCTTTTCTAATCCGACAAAATTAATCTTTGGTGAAGATTCTATAAACTATTTAAAGGATGAATTAAAAAAATATGGTCCAAAAGTCATGTTAATTTATGGTGGTGGATCAATTAAAAGAAACGGAATCTATGATAAAGTTATAAGTATTTTAAAAGAGGCTAGCAAAGAAGTTTTTGAAGATGCTGGCGTTATGCCAAATCCTACAAA
Coding sequences within:
- a CDS encoding rubredoxin (product inferred by homology to UniProt), translating into MSNKYAGTKTEQNLRDAFAGESQARNKYTYFASVAKKEGYEQMAELFLKTADNEKEHAKMWFKELGELGDTKANLLAAAAGENYEWTDMYESFAKTAEEEGFLALAKKFRMVAAIEKRHEERYRSLLNNIETSQVFEKSEVKIWECRNCGHIVIGTKAPLVCPVCNHPQSFFEISKDNF
- a CDS encoding putative uncharacterized protein (product inferred by homology to UniProt); translation: MEYTIGQIANMFGLTISTLRYYDKEGLFGEIERKSTVRKFHEKDIETLRVIQCLKKSGLEIKEIKYFMDLCKKGKDTYAERKEIFEKQKEKVIQEIKNLNETLDMINFKCWYYEKAILDGNEDNIKKMKVTGFPEEIELLYNKTHRDLRT